From the genome of Halobacteriovorax marinus SJ:
AAGGTATGACTCGAAGGAGCGAATGAGCTCCCAGCTGCCAAGGTGATCAAGTTTTTCAAGGAGATTCTTTTGTTTTTCAATTAGTGATTCATTATGAGATTTTTCAATCTCTAGATTCACGCTCTCTAACTCCTTATGGATTTCTTCGTGAAGAGGATAGAACTTAAAGAAGTAATTCTTAATAGTCGTCTCGTCGCCATTAGCTAATTGCATATCCTGTGGAACAAGAAAAGTTGAAAAGCCCTGATTGTCATCTCCACCCGACTTGGCCTTATCAAAAGTAAAGGGTGGGGTAGAGTGATCTGGAGTTAAGTTAGACGATAGAATCTTAAAGAGAGAGGATTTTCCTTTCCCGTTAAGGCCAAGGAGTCCGATCTGATCACCATAGGAAATTGTGAAACCAGCACCTTTAAAAAGGCTCTTAGTTCCAAGATGAAGGTGAATATTGCTTAATGTGCACAGTAGGGACATGGCGTGACTATATATTCTAAACGTCGCTAATACAAGAAATCTGATCAGCCCTGGGATTATAAGTGGGTGAGTTTACTGGTATGGTGTGGGACTGAGCGGCACAATATTCCTTGTTGAAGGAAGTCTCTTTTTAAAAAGGTATACTTTTACTAAGGCCTTTGGAAAAGGGTGATCCTGTCAAGGAGGTTCTCATCAAATTTCCAGCCATTGCCAGTAGGACATATCAAGCTTTCAAGTCTCAAACAGAGATGCTTAAGATTATGAATGATCTTATTAAGAAGCTTAGAAAATTGTCTTCTCCTGCGAGAAGGGCGAGGCTTGTACATAAAGAAGTAAATAAGCGAGTGGAGTCTCTATTTAAAGACCCTGCTGTCGCTAAGAACGTTTCTTGTAGGCAGGGCTGTTCAGCTTGCTGTCACACTCAGGTTAGTATCAGTGATGATGAAGCTCAATTACTTAAGAAGCTCATCGATAATGGACATGAAATTGATATTGAAAAGCTTAAGAGACAATCAAAGGCCAGTAAGAATAGTTCTACATGGTATCGATTGAGCTATGAAGAGAGAGCTTGTATTTTCTTAGATGAAAATAAGAGTTGCTCTATCTATGAGCACAGACCTTCTGTATGCAGAACAAATTATGTCGTCGGAGACCCAAGTGATTGTTCAACAGAAGATGGGCTTGAGAAATCTGTAAGATTATTAAATACTCATGAAGCCGACATGGCCCTAATGGCAGGCTTTAGCCAATGTGAAGAAAATGGAGCCATGCCCGATCTACTTTATAGTTTACTTGAAGGTAATAGAGACGTTTTAGATTTAATGTCACCTCAAAAAAACTTGGGTCCTGTTTTCAAAGAATTCTAAAAAAGATATGTTCATCTCATGAATATATGTCCTCTTTGTAATAAAAATGAAGATCAAGTCTTTTTCGCTAATAAGCAGAAGACTTATTTCCAGTGTAAAGAATGTCATTTAGTTTTCGCAGCTGAGTCATGCCTATTAAACTCTGATCAAGAACAAGACGTTTATCGCCTCCACCAAAATAATTCAAATGATGAAAGGTACAAAGAGTTTATGGAAAGAATTCTCTCTCCACTCCGAAGATATATTCGAGAAGGTGAGAGTGGGATTGATTATGGCTGTGGACCAGGACCTGTAATAAGTTCTATTTTAGGACCAGAAGGTTATGAAATAGTTGAGTATGACCCCTTCTTTAAAAATGATGAAGCTCTCTTGGAGCAATGCTATGACTTTCTCATTGCAACGGAAGTTATTGAGCATATTTATCAAACGAGGGAAGGGCTTGAGTCTATGCTCAATTTAGTTAAAGAGGGCGGAGTCATCGCGTTGATGACATCATTTTACCCAAGTGATATAGATAAATTTAAGCTATGGGGATATCATCAAGACCCAACTCACGTCAGGTTCTTCAATGAATCTACATGTGAGTGGATTGCTAGAAAGTACTCTCTTGATTTCGAGATTCCCAGAGAGAATGTTGTTATTTTTAAAAAAGGATTGGGCCATGATTAAAATGTACGGAATACCAAATTGCGATACTGTAAAAAAAGCGAAGAAGTTTTTAGAAGAAGGTGGAGTAGAGTTTAGCTTCGTTGATTTTAAGAAAACTGCTCCGACTGAAAAAGATATTAAGAATTGGAAGAAGAGTTTCGGTGAATGGCCTATTAATAAAAGAGGAACAACGTATAGAAAACTTAAAGACGAATTTGAGTCTGCTTCTGATGCTGAAGTTGTGAAGCTTATTTGTGATAACTCTTCCGTTATTAAAAGACCAATTCTCGAGCAAGATGGAAAGACTCTCTGTCTTGGTTTTGATAAAGAAGTTTTTGGTTCATTAGTATGA
Proteins encoded in this window:
- a CDS encoding arsenate reductase family protein, with protein sequence MIKMYGIPNCDTVKKAKKFLEEGGVEFSFVDFKKTAPTEKDIKNWKKSFGEWPINKRGTTYRKLKDEFESASDAEVVKLICDNSSVIKRPILEQDGKTLCLGFDKEVFGSLV
- a CDS encoding class I SAM-dependent methyltransferase, which translates into the protein MNICPLCNKNEDQVFFANKQKTYFQCKECHLVFAAESCLLNSDQEQDVYRLHQNNSNDERYKEFMERILSPLRRYIREGESGIDYGCGPGPVISSILGPEGYEIVEYDPFFKNDEALLEQCYDFLIATEVIEHIYQTREGLESMLNLVKEGGVIALMTSFYPSDIDKFKLWGYHQDPTHVRFFNESTCEWIARKYSLDFEIPRENVVIFKKGLGHD
- a CDS encoding YkgJ family cysteine cluster protein, which produces MNDLIKKLRKLSSPARRARLVHKEVNKRVESLFKDPAVAKNVSCRQGCSACCHTQVSISDDEAQLLKKLIDNGHEIDIEKLKRQSKASKNSSTWYRLSYEERACIFLDENKSCSIYEHRPSVCRTNYVVGDPSDCSTEDGLEKSVRLLNTHEADMALMAGFSQCEENGAMPDLLYSLLEGNRDVLDLMSPQKNLGPVFKEF